The genomic interval TGGATCATGGCGCGCAACTACTACAACCCGGACGGCTTTGTGGAGGTCATCGAGGCCAACGCCTCGCTGCCGCTCACCGCGCACTTCACGTTAGGCGACTTCCTCACGCACGATCAGCGCGACCGGTGGCCGAAGTACCTGGTGCTCGAGGAGAAGTTGCTCGACAAGCTCGAGTTGATCTTCCAGGAACTCAACGCGCGCGGCATCGCCACGAGGCGCGCCGTCGTGCTGTCCGGGTTCCGGGCGCCGTACTACAACGACCGCGGTGTGGGCGAAGGCATGGCGCGTGGCAGTCGCCATCAGTTCGGCGACGCGGCCGACATCATCATCGATGACGACGGAGACGGCCGCATGGACGACCTCAACCGCAATGGGCGCTCGGACCTGGGTGACACCGCGCCCATCGCCGCCGCGCTGGCCCGTGTCGAAGCGCGCCATCGCTCGCTGACCGGTGGGCTCGGGACCTACACCGCCGTCGGCCCCAGCGGTCCGTTCGTCCATATCGACGTTCGAGGCACGAGTGCGCGGTGGGAGAGTGGATGGTGGCGGCGGCAGGGGTCGCCACGGCCGCCGGCGCCGTAGCCTGCGCTCGCGCCTATCTTGCGAGACGGAATACGACGACGGCCGCTTCACTTTCATCATCGGCACCTCCACCATGGGCTTCACACGACGATCCACCGCCGTCTGGCACGGCACAGGCTCCGAAGGCAAGGGACGCCTCACGAGCACGAGCGGCGTGCTCCACGACACGCCATACAGCGCGGCCGCGCGGTTCACCGGCGAAGACGGCAAGCTCGGCACCAACCCTGAGGAGCTGATCGCCGCCGCACACGCGGGATGCTTCACCATGGCACTCAGCTTTCGGCTGGCAGGCGCCGGCTTCACGCCGAGCGAACTCAGCACCACGGCCGGCGTCTCGATCGAGAAGCAGGGCGATGGCTGGAGCGTCGTCGGCATCGCGCTCGAACTCGTGGGCCAGGTGCCGGGGATCAGCGCCGAGCAGTTCCAGGAGATCGCGATGGCGGCAAAGGAGGGCTGCCCCATCAGTCGCGCGCTCAAGGCCGTGCCGATCTCGATCACGGCAAGGCTCGTGTAGGCAACGGCAAGCCGCGCGCTCGCGGCCGCGAGGTCGCGCCTGCGCCTGGATGTCGCCTCAGCCGATGAGCTCGCAGAGGCGCGCCAGGTCGATGTTGCCGCCGCACACGATGGCGACCACTCGGCTGTCCGCCGGGAACGCGAGGCGGCCCGTGAGCAGTGGGGATACCGCGGCGCCGGCCGACGGCTCGGCGAACAACTTGCACCGTTCCATCAGCACGCGCATGCCATCGAGGAGCTCGGCGTCGGAGACCGTGATGACCTGATCGACGAGCGCGTTCACATGGTTGAACGCGTTCATGCCGGTGAACGGAGGCGCGAGCCCGTCGGCAATGGTTCGGTTGACCTCGAGCCGTTGCGGTGATCCCGCGGCGAGCGAACACGACATCACCGCCGAACCTTCCGGCTCGATGCCGATCACGCGGGCGTCAGGCCGTCGCGCCTTTACCGCCGCCGCCACGCCCGCGAGCAGGCCGCCACCTCCGCACGCCACGAGCACCACGTCCACGTCGGGCGCGTCATCGACAATCTCCAGTCCCACCGTGCCCTGTCCGGCGATCACGCGGAGATCGTCGAACGGGTGAATGAAGGTGAGCCCCCGACGCTCCTCGAGCTCCCGAGCCGTGCCGAGCAGGTCACCCGCGGTAAGCACGACCTCTCCACCGTAGTCCCGTGTCGCCGCGACCTTGGACGGCACCGCGCTCGTCGGCATGACGATGACGGACGACATGCCGAGCGACGTTGCGCCCCAGGCCAGCGCCTGCGCGTGATTGCCCGCCGACATCGAGATCACGCCGCGCGCACGCTCCGCCTCTGCGAGCTGCCGAAGTGTGTTGACGACGCCGCGCACCTTGAACGAGCCCGTCTTCTGAAAGAGTTCGAGCTTGAGCGAGACGCGAGTACCGCTCTGCGCACTCAGGAACGACGAGGCCGAGAGGGCGGTTCGGTGCACCTTGCCCCTGATGCGCGCAGCGGCCGCGTCGAGGTCGGTGAGCGTGGTCAGTGTGGGCTGGGCGGCTTCCATGAGCGCGTGATGGTCGGGGTCGAGTGGCCGTAAGTTGCCGCTGGCATGCAGCTTATGACCAG from Gemmatimonadaceae bacterium carries:
- a CDS encoding OsmC family protein; the encoded protein is MGFTRRSTAVWHGTGSEGKGRLTSTSGVLHDTPYSAAARFTGEDGKLGTNPEELIAAAHAGCFTMALSFRLAGAGFTPSELSTTAGVSIEKQGDGWSVVGIALELVGQVPGISAEQFQEIAMAAKEGCPISRALKAVPISITARLV
- a CDS encoding pyridoxal-phosphate dependent enzyme, which encodes MTTLTDLDAAAARIRGKVHRTALSASSFLSAQSGTRVSLKLELFQKTGSFKVRGVVNTLRQLAEAERARGVISMSAGNHAQALAWGATSLGMSSVIVMPTSAVPSKVAATRDYGGEVVLTAGDLLGTARELEERRGLTFIHPFDDLRVIAGQGTVGLEIVDDAPDVDVVLVACGGGGLLAGVAAAVKARRPDARVIGIEPEGSAVMSCSLAAGSPQRLEVNRTIADGLAPPFTGMNAFNHVNALVDQVITVSDAELLDGMRVLMERCKLFAEPSAGAAVSPLLTGRLAFPADSRVVAIVCGGNIDLARLCELIG